From a region of the Streptacidiphilus albus JL83 genome:
- a CDS encoding ROK family transcriptional regulator — MKTATPATARAINDRLALDLLLAHGPLTAPQLRDLTGLSRPTVADLVERLRAAGLVEAGGETGEERRGPNARLYALVADRALVAGVDIRRSGIAVTVADLTGSTVGSAARPLPRPPAGGEVDLPALVAEAVAEAAAGRTLQVVAVGAPGLMHPRTRAMIAGNDVPGWRADLLPELGSRLGAGQVLLENEVNLAAIAEHRTGAATGSEDFVLLWLENEGVGGAVVLGGRLRRGVSGGAGELGLLDIGGESFCETVDLRAVLDLPREQLADRIARGLFAVVAVLDPGLIVLGGSTGRAGGEALAALVAERVALRSLAPTEIRPSTVEGNAVLQGAVLTALDLARDEVFG, encoded by the coding sequence ATGAAGACCGCGACCCCGGCCACGGCCCGCGCGATCAACGACCGGCTGGCCCTCGACCTGCTGCTGGCGCACGGTCCGCTGACCGCGCCGCAGCTGCGCGACCTCACCGGCCTGTCCCGGCCCACCGTCGCCGACCTGGTGGAACGGCTGCGCGCGGCCGGCCTGGTCGAGGCCGGCGGCGAGACCGGCGAGGAGCGGCGCGGCCCCAATGCCCGGCTCTACGCCCTGGTGGCCGACCGCGCCCTGGTCGCCGGCGTGGACATCCGGCGCAGCGGAATCGCCGTCACCGTCGCCGACCTCACCGGCAGCACCGTCGGCTCCGCCGCCCGGCCGCTCCCCCGGCCCCCGGCCGGCGGCGAGGTGGACCTGCCGGCGCTGGTCGCCGAGGCGGTCGCCGAGGCGGCGGCCGGTCGGACGCTGCAGGTGGTCGCCGTGGGCGCGCCCGGCCTGATGCACCCGCGCACCCGGGCGATGATCGCCGGCAACGACGTTCCCGGCTGGCGGGCCGACCTGCTGCCGGAGCTCGGCAGCCGGCTCGGGGCCGGACAGGTGCTGCTGGAGAACGAGGTGAACCTCGCGGCGATCGCCGAGCACCGGACCGGCGCGGCCACCGGCAGCGAGGACTTCGTCCTGCTCTGGTTGGAGAACGAGGGCGTCGGCGGTGCGGTCGTGCTCGGCGGGCGGCTGCGGCGCGGGGTCTCCGGCGGCGCGGGCGAGCTGGGGCTGCTCGACATCGGCGGCGAGAGCTTCTGCGAAACGGTCGACCTCAGGGCCGTGCTCGACCTGCCCCGCGAGCAGCTGGCCGACCGGATCGCCCGGGGGCTGTTCGCGGTGGTCGCCGTGCTCGACCCGGGGCTGATCGTCCTCGGCGGCTCCACCGGCCGGGCCGGCGGTGAGGCCCTGGCCGCGCTGGTCGCCGAGCGCGTGGCGCTGCGCTCCCTCGCGCCCACGGAGATCCGCCCGAGCACGGTCGAGGGCAACGCCGTCCTGCAGGGCGCCGTGCTCACCGCGCTCGACCTGGCCCGCGACGAGGTGTTCGGCTGA